In a single window of the Leptospira sanjuanensis genome:
- the folP gene encoding dihydropteroate synthase, protein MESKQDTNSSEHSPVIFGVLNITEDSFSDGGKYLTHAASLQKAESLVSQGANVIDIGAQSSNIQAGLVGPEIEWVRMKNLIPDLIAKGVRVSVDSFQPEVIARSLEAGAEFINHIRGFVDSESVREISKFAGSDRKFILMYSHNQSNRAEKNSHLTPDNVILEIVAFFRERKKALIQAGISQEQLIFDPGMGFFLSPDFQVSFEVLRRIQTIKEEFSPMMVSVTKKSFLGNALGGLDVNEREIATVIAELYLSIQKVEYIRTHEPKNLKQTLRIWNLLHSS, encoded by the coding sequence ATGGAAAGTAAGCAGGATACGAATTCTTCGGAACATTCTCCCGTGATCTTCGGAGTTTTGAACATCACCGAAGATTCGTTTTCGGACGGCGGAAAATATCTGACTCATGCTGCTTCTTTGCAAAAGGCCGAATCCCTTGTGTCTCAAGGCGCAAACGTAATCGATATAGGTGCGCAATCTTCCAATATCCAAGCGGGTTTGGTCGGACCCGAAATCGAATGGGTAAGAATGAAGAATTTGATCCCCGATCTGATCGCTAAGGGAGTTCGCGTTTCCGTCGATTCGTTTCAACCGGAAGTCATTGCTCGTTCCTTGGAAGCCGGAGCCGAATTTATCAATCATATCCGCGGCTTTGTGGATTCGGAATCCGTTCGCGAAATTTCAAAGTTCGCGGGCAGCGATCGAAAATTCATTCTCATGTATTCGCACAATCAATCCAATCGCGCGGAAAAGAATTCTCACCTTACGCCGGATAACGTGATTTTAGAAATCGTCGCATTCTTTCGGGAAAGAAAAAAGGCTTTGATTCAAGCGGGAATTTCACAAGAGCAATTGATCTTTGATCCGGGAATGGGATTTTTTCTCAGCCCCGATTTTCAAGTCAGCTTTGAGGTTTTAAGAAGAATCCAAACTATTAAAGAAGAATTCTCGCCGATGATGGTTTCAGTTACGAAGAAGTCGTTTTTAGGAAACGCACTCGGCGGTTTGGACGTCAACGAACGTGAAATCGCGACCGTAATCGCGGAACTGTATCTTTCCATTCAAAAAGTGGAATATATCAGAACGCACGAACCGAAAAACCTGAAACAAACCTTGCGTATTTGGAACCTTCTTCATTCTTCGTGA
- a CDS encoding tetratricopeptide repeat protein, whose amino-acid sequence MRFELLSILLLASLFQFCIYPIREAEVLETDPSFLYLDSSEFSQTELETISSIWKVRGLRGKGTTAEDKNNIGVLLAKNSLLDDAEASWKECLKLSEHNPICFSNLIRMHYLIDEYDLAKEEIAFYLKSAKKDQIQQFRKLLNSQSRREETVLLLDVQSKIPGMEVVSWEELSNYFLEKQDFEKAYYYLERILQINPYHKNARASMVLLAHDLEKWDDLLMFAMNLYSTDDKIPDLNYYIAKAYYEKRNYSEALEWIRKSPESEKETVPFIELWKRILLSVNPNADLHPILPYIKRMQAKGLQIREEDILPTLNPTGKKTIEDIKVGR is encoded by the coding sequence CTGCGGTTCGAACTTCTATCGATCTTATTACTCGCGTCTCTTTTTCAATTTTGTATTTATCCGATCCGCGAAGCGGAAGTATTGGAAACCGATCCTTCCTTTTTATATTTGGATTCATCCGAATTTTCTCAGACCGAACTGGAAACGATTTCTTCCATTTGGAAAGTCAGAGGTCTTCGCGGAAAGGGGACCACCGCGGAAGATAAAAACAATATCGGCGTTCTTTTAGCGAAGAATTCCCTTTTGGACGACGCGGAAGCCTCGTGGAAAGAATGTCTGAAACTTTCCGAGCACAACCCGATTTGTTTTTCCAACTTGATCCGCATGCATTATCTGATCGACGAATACGATCTTGCAAAAGAGGAAATCGCTTTTTATTTGAAATCCGCGAAAAAAGATCAGATTCAACAATTTCGTAAACTTTTGAATTCGCAAAGCAGAAGGGAAGAAACGGTTTTGCTGCTCGACGTTCAATCCAAGATTCCGGGTATGGAAGTCGTTTCTTGGGAAGAATTGAGTAACTATTTTCTGGAAAAACAGGACTTCGAAAAAGCGTACTACTATTTGGAAAGAATTCTCCAGATCAATCCGTATCACAAAAACGCGCGGGCGTCGATGGTGTTGCTCGCGCACGACTTGGAAAAGTGGGACGATCTTCTGATGTTCGCAATGAATCTTTATTCGACGGACGACAAAATCCCCGATTTGAATTATTATATCGCGAAAGCATATTACGAAAAACGAAATTACTCCGAGGCCTTGGAGTGGATTCGAAAATCTCCCGAATCGGAAAAGGAAACGGTTCCCTTTATCGAACTCTGGAAGCGAATTCTTTTGTCCGTAAATCCGAACGCGGACCTACATCCGATTCTCCCTTATATCAAACGAATGCAGGCGAAAGGTTTGCAGATTCGGGAAGAAGACATTTTACCGACGCTCAATCCTACAGGCAAGAAGACGATCGAAGATATCAAAGTGGGGCGTTAA
- a CDS encoding tetratricopeptide repeat protein has translation MTGTDISKIFNQALALEKQGKQPEAIQLYESLIQAQPKYQKSYLNLGALYSKQGNSKKAIEVYQKALDIGKTPELYYNIGVELYRTGEIETAVRSLKKSLEIEKRFLKSHILLAYCYRQLEKDDKTELYLTNAIRLDANNRMALTALATLYFEKERWKECLETAEKVNKLYPGDSRMQVLISEVHTRLGNFKQSFEILKQATSQSKGFTRFSDAIEEAKKNPEEAAFFDSLEKLTKNKLDEFRSKFEMSKENPEDFAPPNPQDALDLSLMYLFHGDKERALKYMLYAQKQLEESGAQEG, from the coding sequence ATGACCGGGACAGATATCAGCAAAATCTTCAATCAGGCGTTGGCCTTGGAAAAGCAGGGAAAGCAGCCGGAAGCGATTCAGCTTTACGAAAGTCTGATCCAGGCTCAGCCGAAGTATCAAAAATCGTATCTCAATCTCGGCGCCCTTTATTCCAAACAAGGGAATTCCAAAAAGGCGATCGAAGTCTATCAAAAGGCTCTCGATATCGGAAAAACTCCCGAACTCTATTACAATATCGGAGTGGAACTTTATCGAACCGGGGAAATAGAAACCGCCGTTCGATCCCTTAAGAAATCCCTCGAAATCGAAAAGCGATTTTTAAAGTCGCATATCCTTCTCGCGTATTGTTATCGCCAGCTCGAAAAGGATGATAAAACCGAACTCTATCTTACGAACGCGATTCGACTCGATGCGAACAATCGAATGGCGTTGACCGCGCTCGCTACCTTATACTTTGAAAAGGAGCGCTGGAAAGAATGTTTGGAAACGGCGGAGAAGGTGAACAAACTTTATCCGGGCGATTCGAGAATGCAGGTGTTGATTTCGGAAGTTCATACCCGCTTGGGAAACTTCAAACAATCCTTTGAAATTCTCAAACAAGCGACTTCGCAGTCGAAAGGATTTACTCGATTTTCAGACGCGATCGAAGAAGCGAAGAAGAATCCGGAAGAAGCCGCTTTTTTCGATTCTCTGGAAAAACTTACGAAAAACAAACTCGATGAATTCCGTTCCAAATTCGAGATGAGCAAAGAAAATCCCGAAGACTTCGCGCCTCCGAATCCGCAGGATGCACTTGATCTTTCGCTCATGTATTTGTTCCATGGCGATAAAGAACGCGCTCTCAAGTACATGCTCTATGCTCAAAAACAATTGGAGGAATCCGGTGCCCAGGAAGGCTGA
- the mpl36 gene encoding RlpA family plasminogen-binding lipoprotein MPL36: MKQIAILVALIIFTSCASVESKRSVSASGDPSEIFFEKEIAPMDKESGSSASSQKPGRRSFEEELNVEKYAKAQPPEKSNSSGGDFDEIGMSSWYGAKFHGKPTASGEKFDKTKLTAAHPTLPLGSIIRVQNLENQKEVLVRVNDRGPFVKDRIIDLSEKAADTLEFKDVGLAKVGIKVVKRGGAAGDESEDLENNDDEDALLGDEGKPEKLQPQKSDYPNKPVAGGKYIKGSPKGYTVQVGVFRDQTRAEAYKASLGQEYGEKTFVFTRDGLFVIQLGDFGTRTGAESLKSKLKTDGIDCFIPKK, from the coding sequence ATGAAACAAATAGCAATCTTAGTTGCCCTGATTATTTTTACGTCTTGCGCATCCGTCGAATCGAAACGAAGCGTCAGCGCTTCCGGAGATCCGTCCGAGATCTTTTTTGAAAAAGAGATCGCTCCTATGGATAAAGAATCCGGTTCATCCGCTTCTTCCCAAAAGCCGGGACGCAGATCTTTCGAAGAAGAGCTGAACGTTGAAAAATACGCCAAGGCTCAACCTCCTGAAAAATCCAACAGTTCCGGAGGAGACTTCGACGAAATCGGAATGTCTTCCTGGTACGGCGCGAAATTTCACGGGAAGCCGACCGCAAGCGGAGAGAAGTTCGACAAAACGAAACTTACCGCAGCGCATCCGACTCTTCCCTTGGGTTCCATAATTCGCGTTCAGAATTTGGAAAACCAAAAAGAAGTTCTCGTTCGTGTGAACGATCGAGGGCCTTTCGTAAAAGATAGAATCATCGATCTTTCCGAAAAAGCGGCTGACACTCTGGAATTCAAAGACGTGGGACTTGCAAAAGTAGGAATCAAAGTCGTAAAACGTGGAGGAGCGGCGGGTGACGAATCCGAAGACCTCGAAAACAACGATGACGAGGATGCTCTGTTAGGCGATGAAGGTAAACCTGAAAAACTTCAACCGCAAAAATCGGATTATCCAAACAAACCGGTTGCGGGTGGAAAATACATCAAAGGTTCTCCGAAAGGTTATACCGTGCAAGTGGGAGTTTTCCGCGATCAAACGAGAGCGGAAGCGTACAAAGCAAGCCTCGGACAAGAATACGGAGAAAAGACGTTCGTATTTACAAGAGACGGTTTGTTCGTGATTCAGTTGGGTGATTTCGGCACCAGAACGGGCGCCGAATCTCTGAAATCGAAATTAAAAACGGACGGGATCGACTGCTTTATTCCAAAAAAGTAA
- the cysE gene encoding serine O-acetyltransferase, whose protein sequence is MFENIKFIKKYDPAAKSYLEIILCYPGLHALWFHKLAHFLYRIKLPLIPRMINTFSRFITGIDIHPGAQIANGIMIDHGHGVVIGETATIAKGCLIYQGVTLGGTGKESGKRHPSLLENVVVGAGAKILGNITIGKNVRVGAGSVVMRDVPHDTTVVGIPAKVVRSKMPIGEEGEHMLDHNEIPDPVAKVFSILLERIETLQKEIHDLNKDGRHHSPLKKEKDNLEEILDEFIHGGGI, encoded by the coding sequence TTGTTCGAAAACATTAAATTTATCAAGAAGTATGATCCAGCCGCTAAGTCGTATTTGGAAATCATACTCTGCTATCCGGGTTTGCACGCGCTTTGGTTTCATAAGCTCGCTCATTTTCTTTATCGGATAAAACTTCCTTTAATTCCAAGGATGATCAATACTTTTTCCAGATTCATCACCGGAATCGACATTCATCCGGGGGCACAGATCGCGAACGGAATCATGATCGATCACGGTCACGGCGTCGTGATCGGAGAGACTGCGACGATAGCAAAAGGATGTTTGATCTACCAAGGCGTCACCTTAGGAGGAACCGGAAAAGAATCCGGGAAACGTCACCCTTCCTTGCTGGAAAACGTGGTCGTCGGAGCGGGAGCGAAAATTCTCGGGAATATCACCATCGGAAAAAATGTTCGAGTCGGTGCAGGTTCCGTGGTGATGCGAGACGTTCCGCACGACACGACCGTGGTCGGAATTCCGGCAAAAGTCGTACGTTCCAAAATGCCGATCGGAGAAGAAGGCGAACACATGCTGGATCACAATGAAATTCCCGATCCGGTCGCAAAAGTATTTTCCATCCTTCTCGAACGAATCGAAACTCTTCAGAAAGAGATTCACGATTTAAACAAAGACGGTCGCCATCACAGCCCGTTAAAAAAGGAAAAGGACAATCTGGAAGAGATTCTGGACGAGTTCATCCACGGCGGCGGAATTTAA
- a CDS encoding site-2 protease family protein encodes MKQSRFSTHVILFVLTFLTLTFQSEFFEIPFLSVQYLKELFFLRLPYSLSLIIILLAHEMGHFLAARYYGVKATWPYFIPVPFAPIGTMGAVIRILEPIRNKKQLFDIGIWGPLMSLILSVPCYVLGIYWSSLVPMDTVRGNPGIISFGESFFTIFINQLILGPFDPAVQDVWIHPLAQAGWVGLLVTAINLLPFGQLDGGHVIYSIFGEKYRNWIYYLFTGFLLLCFWNFSWLLWGFLIYFIIKVEHPFVPDPVVPLDRVRKIGGLLILFALIFIFVPSPIQLGTDINRPGLAEELWISLKSVFSGI; translated from the coding sequence TTGAAACAATCTCGATTTTCAACACACGTCATCTTGTTCGTCCTTACCTTTCTGACTCTCACGTTTCAAAGTGAATTTTTTGAAATTCCCTTTCTATCGGTTCAGTATTTAAAAGAATTATTTTTTCTTAGACTTCCGTATTCCCTTTCTTTGATTATAATTCTTTTAGCGCATGAGATGGGACATTTTTTAGCGGCGCGATATTACGGCGTTAAAGCGACTTGGCCGTATTTTATCCCGGTTCCATTCGCGCCGATCGGAACGATGGGAGCGGTGATTCGAATTCTCGAGCCGATTCGAAATAAAAAACAACTTTTCGACATCGGAATTTGGGGACCGTTGATGAGTTTGATCCTTTCGGTTCCTTGTTACGTTTTAGGAATTTACTGGTCTTCTCTGGTTCCGATGGACACCGTACGAGGGAATCCGGGAATCATTTCCTTCGGAGAATCTTTCTTCACGATCTTTATCAATCAGTTAATCTTAGGACCGTTTGATCCCGCGGTTCAAGACGTTTGGATTCATCCGTTGGCGCAGGCGGGTTGGGTCGGATTGCTTGTGACTGCGATCAACCTTCTCCCCTTTGGACAACTCGACGGTGGTCATGTGATTTATTCCATTTTTGGCGAAAAATATCGGAATTGGATTTATTATCTTTTTACGGGGTTTTTGCTTTTATGTTTTTGGAATTTTTCCTGGTTACTGTGGGGTTTCCTGATTTATTTCATCATAAAAGTAGAACACCCTTTTGTCCCTGACCCGGTGGTTCCCTTGGATCGAGTTCGAAAGATCGGCGGCCTTTTGATTTTGTTCGCGCTGATTTTCATTTTTGTGCCTTCTCCCATCCAACTAGGAACTGATATAAACAGACCCGGTCTTGCAGAGGAGCTATGGATTTCACTCAAGTCAGTTTTTTCAGGTATTTAG